Proteins from one Chloroflexota bacterium genomic window:
- a CDS encoding amino acid permease, translating into MSKQASDRKAMSLGAAVAIGIGGMVGGGIYSLLGAAVSVAGNAVYLSFALAGLVALFSAYSYAKLGARYPSAGGPVEFLIQGFGDGILSGGFNVLLWIGYVFALALYARAFGAYLSTFFPGLPGYWQNIFATLIVLVFTAVNFLGSKAVGRSELVIVAANVGFLLLFAGAGFVFLKPALLSPAHWPHVNKMLFAAGVVFLTYEGFGLVTNTAEDMENPQETLPKALYLSVGIVIFLYIAVSVAVVGNLAVPKIVAASDYAAAAAAQAFLGQWGLRLVAFAALFATASAINATLYGGANVSYTIAKDGELPEIFERGVWGRATEGLFITAALVILFANLFNLDKIGMMGSAAFLLIYAAVSIGHLRLYRETGAKRWVIVAAIVACLSSFGVLTYYLWTTTPVTLAVLVVVLVAAFAVEWLYRAFTHREMRARMQ; encoded by the coding sequence ATGAGCAAGCAAGCGAGCGACAGGAAGGCCATGAGCCTGGGCGCGGCGGTTGCCATTGGCATTGGCGGCATGGTTGGCGGCGGCATCTATTCCCTGTTGGGGGCTGCGGTGAGCGTCGCGGGCAACGCGGTGTACCTCTCCTTTGCTCTGGCGGGGCTGGTGGCGCTCTTTAGCGCCTATTCCTACGCTAAGTTGGGGGCGCGTTATCCATCGGCAGGCGGCCCGGTGGAATTCCTGATTCAGGGTTTCGGTGATGGCATTTTGAGCGGGGGGTTCAATGTGTTGCTCTGGATAGGCTACGTTTTCGCGCTTGCCCTATATGCGCGCGCGTTTGGGGCTTATTTGAGCACCTTCTTCCCCGGGCTGCCGGGCTACTGGCAAAATATTTTCGCTACGCTGATTGTCCTGGTGTTCACCGCTGTCAACTTTCTTGGCTCGAAGGCTGTGGGGCGGTCGGAATTGGTGATTGTGGCAGCGAACGTGGGCTTTCTGTTGTTGTTCGCGGGGGCGGGGTTCGTTTTCCTGAAGCCGGCGTTGCTTTCTCCGGCCCATTGGCCGCATGTGAATAAGATGCTCTTCGCGGCTGGTGTGGTTTTTCTGACTTACGAGGGTTTCGGGCTGGTGACGAATACGGCGGAAGATATGGAAAACCCCCAGGAAACCCTGCCGAAGGCCCTGTACCTGAGTGTGGGCATTGTGATTTTTCTCTATATTGCGGTTAGTGTGGCGGTGGTGGGGAACCTGGCCGTGCCAAAGATTGTGGCAGCGAGCGACTACGCGGCGGCCGCGGCAGCGCAGGCTTTCCTGGGGCAGTGGGGCTTGCGGCTGGTGGCCTTTGCCGCGTTGTTTGCAACGGCTTCGGCCATCAACGCCACCTTGTATGGTGGGGCCAATGTGAGTTACACTATTGCTAAAGATGGAGAATTGCCGGAAATTTTCGAGCGCGGGGTGTGGGGACGCGCCACCGAAGGTTTGTTCATTACCGCAGCGCTGGTGATTTTGTTCGCCAATTTGTTCAATCTGGACAAAATTGGCATGATGGGCAGTGCGGCTTTCCTGCTGATTTATGCTGCGGTCAGCATTGGGCATTTGCGGTTGTACCGTGAGACCGGTGCAAAGCGGTGGGTGATTGTTGCAGCGATTGTGGCGTGTTTGTCGTCCTTTGGTGTGCTGACTTATTACCTGTGGACGACGACCCCTGTGACGCTGGCGGTGCTGGTGGTGGTGTTGGTGGCTGCGTTTGCGGTGGAGTGGCTGTACCGGGCGTTCACCCACCGAGAGATGCGGGCGAGAATGCAGTAA
- a CDS encoding sensor histidine kinase, giving the protein MTPTSTTNLTLWKTLAAAEATIALVLLALLLWRGRRKAMPRPLLLAFGVLVVWAGLRLVSPPLGIWRWLHGFWVPVSDRALFTLFLILTAYALVRPLFPAYRQAVYWLLGSHLGFWVLLTAAALYDFSRVWQPRARFTAHWSNLVFGLYQAALLLTVLMVVGYVYRHGRARSLGWAGAAFAIWLLADVLHLAAAIRGTNIPEGLGLITRGAEMLAFIFLALAYWLPDPSRRAFAERYFADAQAMVQRLEAQLAEMVAVQARLEERQRLARELHDSVSQALFSTELQLGTAEMLLENDPQAARERLEQARRTIHEAANDLRALIADLRPPALAGKTLTEALADFTHSLETVEGIPVVFEADVEGRLSEAEEAELYRIAYEALTNAVRHGQPHQINVSLWLRPPAFRLAIADDGQGFDPTHTPSGHWGLVGMRERAERLGASLAIDSAPGRGTRVEIVRASPAADFASVAAAPNDLTARSNRGSFGSTS; this is encoded by the coding sequence ATGACTCCGACCTCCACCACCAACCTGACCTTATGGAAAACACTGGCTGCCGCCGAAGCCACCATCGCGCTGGTGTTGCTGGCGCTGCTGCTATGGCGCGGGCGGCGCAAAGCCATGCCTCGACCGCTCCTGCTGGCTTTTGGCGTGTTGGTAGTTTGGGCAGGGCTGCGGCTGGTTTCCCCCCCATTGGGCATATGGCGCTGGCTGCATGGCTTTTGGGTACCGGTAAGCGATCGGGCCCTGTTCACCCTTTTTCTCATCCTCACCGCCTATGCCCTCGTCCGCCCGCTATTCCCTGCCTATCGGCAGGCCGTCTACTGGCTGCTGGGTAGCCACCTGGGCTTCTGGGTACTGCTCACAGCCGCCGCGCTGTACGATTTCAGCCGCGTGTGGCAACCTCGCGCCCGCTTCACTGCCCACTGGAGCAACCTGGTCTTCGGACTTTACCAGGCTGCGCTGCTGCTCACGGTGCTTATGGTGGTAGGCTACGTCTACCGTCACGGACGCGCCCGCTCCCTGGGCTGGGCAGGCGCAGCCTTCGCCATCTGGCTGCTGGCCGACGTCCTGCATCTGGCCGCCGCCATCCGGGGCACCAACATCCCCGAAGGGTTGGGGCTTATTACCCGCGGCGCTGAAATGCTGGCTTTCATCTTCCTCGCCCTGGCCTACTGGCTGCCAGACCCCTCACGGCGTGCCTTTGCCGAGCGCTACTTTGCCGACGCACAGGCGATGGTGCAACGGCTGGAAGCCCAACTGGCCGAAATGGTGGCCGTGCAAGCGCGCCTGGAAGAGCGCCAAAGGCTGGCGCGCGAGTTGCACGACTCGGTAAGCCAGGCGCTTTTCAGCACCGAACTGCAACTGGGCACCGCCGAAATGCTGCTGGAAAACGATCCCCAGGCTGCCCGCGAGCGCTTAGAACAGGCGCGGCGCACCATCCACGAAGCCGCCAACGACCTGCGAGCCCTCATCGCCGACCTGCGCCCTCCTGCGCTTGCCGGGAAAACCCTCACCGAAGCCCTGGCCGATTTCACCCACTCGCTGGAAACCGTCGAAGGCATCCCCGTCGTATTCGAGGCAGATGTCGAAGGGCGCTTGAGTGAAGCAGAAGAAGCCGAACTTTACCGCATTGCCTACGAGGCACTGACCAACGCCGTGCGCCACGGCCAACCTCACCAAATCAACGTCAGTCTCTGGTTGCGCCCACCAGCCTTCCGGCTGGCTATTGCCGACGATGGGCAAGGCTTCGACCCCACCCACACGCCATCGGGCCACTGGGGGCTGGTAGGTATGCGGGAACGCGCCGAGCGGCTGGGGGCTTCGCTCGCCATCGATTCGGCGCCGGGGCGCGGAACCCGGGTAGAAATTGTGCGCGCCTCCCCCGCCGCCGACTTTGCAAGCGTCGCGGCCGCCCCCAACGACCTCACCGCTCGTTCCAACCGTGGATCCTTTGGGAGTACATCGTGA
- a CDS encoding response regulator transcription factor: MVIRLIIAEDHQIVREGLRLFLNAQPDMKVVAEAENGKQALEAVQRYKPDVLLLDLLMPEMDGLAVLRALPQTAPETHVLVLTSANEDRLVLPAVRAGATGYVLKNISSAELAEAVRKVARGEPVLHPEITRMLMREVRQGPGAVAGEAFTQRELEVLSLLAHRLTNREIAAELGVSETTVKTHVRNILRKLGVSTRAEAARYAREQGLG; the protein is encoded by the coding sequence ATCGTGATTCGCCTGATCATCGCCGAAGACCACCAGATCGTGCGGGAAGGGCTGCGCCTCTTCCTGAACGCCCAACCCGATATGAAAGTCGTTGCCGAAGCCGAAAACGGCAAACAGGCGCTGGAAGCCGTTCAACGCTACAAGCCCGACGTCCTCTTGCTGGACCTGTTGATGCCCGAAATGGACGGCCTGGCGGTGCTGCGCGCCCTGCCCCAAACCGCCCCCGAAACTCACGTGCTGGTCCTCACCAGCGCCAACGAAGACCGCCTGGTGCTGCCCGCGGTGCGGGCGGGGGCGACCGGCTACGTGCTCAAAAACATCTCCTCGGCCGAACTGGCCGAAGCCGTCCGAAAAGTGGCCCGTGGTGAACCGGTGCTGCACCCCGAAATCACCCGCATGCTGATGCGCGAAGTGCGCCAAGGGCCGGGGGCCGTGGCCGGTGAGGCCTTCACCCAGCGGGAACTGGAAGTGCTTAGCCTGTTAGCCCATCGCCTGACCAACAGGGAAATCGCTGCCGAGTTGGGCGTGAGCGAGACCACCGTAAAAACGCACGTCCGTAACATTCTGCGCAAATTAGGGGTTAGCACACGCGCCGAGGCTGCCCGCTACGCACGCGAACAAGGGCTGGGGTAA
- a CDS encoding DUF2202 domain-containing protein — protein sequence MPWIGVLVLALSAAACAPTQATTTTAAPAAASPVATTEPAEAPTEAAEATVPAADVTAAAASGLTTEEVADLLHMREEEKLARDVYLTLYDKWGTQVFQNIASAEQTHMDAVKTLLTAYGIEDPVAQTQDQRGVFTDPKLQALYDQLVSKGSASLVDALTVGATIEDLDIKDLNDALARTDKADIREVYENLKMGSESHMRAFVSNLRAQGADYTPQYITEEEFQQILQGSSGRGQGQGNGG from the coding sequence ATGCCCTGGATTGGGGTATTGGTTTTGGCTTTGAGCGCGGCGGCCTGTGCGCCGACCCAAGCGACGACGACCACGGCGGCCCCGGCGGCTGCATCTCCCGTGGCAACCACAGAACCCGCAGAAGCACCAACAGAAGCAGCAGAAGCCACTGTGCCCGCGGCGGATGTGACAGCGGCAGCCGCTTCTGGCCTGACCACTGAAGAGGTGGCCGACCTGCTCCACATGCGGGAAGAGGAAAAACTTGCCCGTGATGTGTATTTGACCCTTTACGACAAGTGGGGCACCCAGGTGTTCCAAAACATCGCCAGCGCTGAGCAAACCCACATGGATGCCGTGAAGACGCTGTTGACGGCGTATGGCATCGAAGACCCCGTAGCGCAGACCCAGGATCAGCGCGGTGTGTTCACCGACCCCAAACTGCAAGCGTTGTATGACCAGTTGGTGAGCAAAGGCTCGGCTTCCCTGGTGGATGCCCTCACTGTGGGCGCGACGATTGAAGACCTGGATATCAAGGACCTCAATGACGCCTTGGCTCGCACCGATAAGGCCGATATTCGTGAGGTGTATGAAAACCTGAAGATGGGTTCCGAAAGCCACATGCGGGCTTTCGTGAGCAACCTGCGGGCGCAGGGCGCCGATTATACGCCGCAGTACATTACCGAAGAAGAATTTCAGCAGATTTTACAAGGCTCTTCGGGTCGAGGCCAGGGCCAGGGCAACGGCGGATAA